The proteins below are encoded in one region of Bremerella sp. P1:
- a CDS encoding helix-turn-helix domain-containing protein: MADYLPLSEFAAKLGVSEDTIQDLRERGKVRAFRDGSSWKFKEDELEKARGILAEEGLGGGDSESQEFELSGITDSDEGSSGSMDSILISDTGEGGDSGSSHIIGQDSDSSLSLDSDIGIDDASSSSVDPAGESSLSSLSLGEGSDILEGSSINKPLDDDGFSLEDDELTLSEEGSDANIDLGGEPSDPEGTGSGLSLGLEDESLDLGTSGIGMDDNDSSGELTLDIEDDEDSSMDLLASEDDLGLAEEPAAKSKDDSEISLIDDDGGDSGLGLIAEADDDDFSLSTGDSGLELISAEEAEEVVADSTDNDEIGEALTGGAAEDDFLLTPVEGDLEDDDSGSQVIALDSDSMSSESGLFGSATLEGGDFGGLGESDGLEADDSVMAGTGTMAAAAPVAAAPSEVPYSFMNVLSLGVTALLLLVCGLMVTDLMWNMWSFSEPYSLTSTLMDGILGLLPS, encoded by the coding sequence ATGGCCGACTATCTTCCGCTTTCTGAATTCGCTGCCAAGTTAGGCGTATCTGAAGACACGATTCAAGATCTGCGCGAGCGCGGCAAGGTTCGTGCATTCCGCGATGGATCGAGCTGGAAGTTCAAGGAAGACGAACTCGAAAAGGCCCGCGGCATCTTGGCCGAGGAAGGACTCGGTGGAGGTGACAGCGAGAGCCAGGAATTCGAACTTAGCGGTATCACCGATTCGGATGAAGGTTCGTCCGGTTCGATGGACAGCATTCTGATTTCCGATACCGGTGAAGGTGGCGATAGTGGTTCGTCCCATATCATCGGACAAGACTCGGACAGTTCGCTCAGCCTTGATAGCGATATTGGCATAGACGACGCTTCGAGCAGTAGCGTCGATCCTGCTGGTGAGTCCAGTCTGAGCAGCTTGAGCCTGGGTGAAGGCTCGGACATTCTCGAAGGTTCTTCGATCAACAAGCCCCTCGACGACGATGGCTTCAGCCTCGAAGACGATGAACTGACGCTTAGCGAAGAAGGCAGTGATGCCAACATCGATTTGGGCGGCGAACCATCGGATCCGGAAGGAACCGGCAGTGGTTTGAGCCTGGGGCTTGAAGATGAGTCGCTGGATCTTGGTACCAGCGGCATCGGCATGGACGACAACGATAGCAGCGGTGAACTGACGCTCGATATCGAAGATGACGAAGACAGCAGCATGGATCTGTTGGCCTCGGAAGACGATCTTGGTCTGGCCGAAGAACCCGCGGCCAAGTCAAAGGACGATAGCGAAATTAGCCTGATTGATGATGACGGCGGCGACAGCGGGCTAGGTTTGATTGCCGAGGCCGATGACGATGATTTTTCCCTCTCGACCGGAGACAGTGGCCTCGAACTGATCAGTGCTGAAGAAGCGGAAGAAGTCGTTGCCGATAGCACGGACAATGACGAGATTGGTGAGGCACTTACCGGTGGTGCTGCGGAAGATGACTTCCTTTTGACACCAGTCGAAGGCGATCTGGAAGATGACGATAGCGGCTCGCAAGTGATTGCGTTGGACTCGGATTCGATGTCCTCGGAATCTGGCCTATTCGGAAGCGCGACTCTGGAAGGAGGCGATTTCGGTGGGTTGGGTGAAAGCGATGGCCTGGAAGCCGACGACTCGGTCATGGCCGGTACGGGAACGATGGCTGCAGCGGCCCCAGTGGCAGCAGCTCCTTCCGAAGTGCCTTACTCGTTCATGAATGTCCTCAGTCTTGGCGTCACCGCACTGCTGCTCTTGGTGTGTGGCCTGATGGTGACGGACTTGATGTGGAATATGTGGAGCTTCAGCGAGCCCTATTCCCTCACAAGCACGCTGATGGACGGTATTCTGGGTCTGCTACCTTCGTAG
- a CDS encoding MotA/TolQ/ExbB proton channel family protein → MQETDAPKISQSIAAKLGWPILIGSALTVLFYGAIHFGIIPHHPLLRYVTAHPVEYVEVGMFMVGVAALLLKAGQLIGEFRSLSHVDLPPQENGRDKIEQAPLLLNALQQLPESFHPTLLFQRLSKGLQHVHASQTASNLQDELKYLADIDQEKCEHDYSMVRIVIWATPMLGFLGTVIGITLALGNLSPEALVNEPKVAMESLLQGLSVAFDTTALALTLSIGLMFAQFVLGRVESELLSNVDSMAADELTARFETEGSATDPSVLAVKKMAERTIQTTQDLVVRQTELWRDTVSSAHQHWQRLISASSEQMETALHNAMTESLKTHADAFAAAQQHTIQRSAEQLNGVVDALYQVSSSIHAQHEQLTEQGTILLKVVEATGEVANLEHSLNRNLETLAGKQHFEETVQSLAATIHLLNSRMSGSGHTSVQLDRKDKGQAA, encoded by the coding sequence GTGCAAGAGACGGACGCCCCCAAAATTTCTCAGTCCATCGCCGCCAAGCTGGGTTGGCCGATTCTTATCGGTTCGGCTCTGACGGTCTTGTTTTACGGTGCTATCCATTTTGGCATCATCCCCCACCATCCCCTGCTTCGCTACGTCACCGCACACCCGGTCGAGTATGTCGAAGTTGGCATGTTTATGGTGGGTGTCGCTGCCTTGTTATTGAAGGCCGGCCAGTTGATCGGCGAGTTCCGCTCGCTGAGTCACGTCGATTTGCCGCCGCAAGAGAATGGCCGCGATAAGATCGAACAGGCCCCGCTGCTGCTCAATGCCTTACAACAATTGCCGGAGTCATTTCACCCGACACTTTTGTTTCAGCGGCTCTCCAAAGGCTTGCAACATGTTCATGCCAGCCAGACAGCCTCGAATCTACAGGATGAACTGAAATACCTGGCCGATATCGATCAAGAGAAGTGTGAACACGACTATTCAATGGTTCGCATCGTGATCTGGGCCACACCGATGCTGGGCTTCTTGGGTACCGTTATTGGTATCACGCTGGCACTGGGCAACCTATCGCCAGAAGCGCTGGTGAATGAACCCAAGGTCGCGATGGAGAGCCTGCTTCAGGGACTCAGCGTGGCGTTTGATACCACCGCGCTTGCATTAACCCTTTCCATTGGACTGATGTTCGCTCAGTTCGTCCTTGGCCGTGTCGAATCGGAACTGCTGAGCAACGTCGATTCCATGGCGGCTGACGAGTTGACCGCACGATTTGAAACCGAAGGCAGCGCCACCGATCCAAGTGTTCTCGCGGTTAAGAAGATGGCCGAACGAACCATCCAGACCACGCAAGACCTTGTCGTGCGTCAGACAGAGCTCTGGCGAGACACGGTCTCCTCCGCTCATCAACATTGGCAGCGGTTGATCTCCGCCAGCAGCGAACAAATGGAAACGGCACTGCACAATGCCATGACCGAATCGCTCAAAACGCACGCCGACGCCTTCGCGGCTGCCCAGCAGCATACGATTCAGCGTTCGGCCGAACAGCTCAACGGCGTTGTCGATGCTTTGTACCAAGTCAGTTCTTCCATCCATGCTCAGCATGAACAACTGACGGAGCAAGGGACGATCCTACTGAAAGTGGTCGAAGCAACCGGCGAAGTCGCCAACTTGGAACACTCCCTCAATCGCAATCTGGAAACGCTGGCCGGTAAGCAGCACTTTGAAGAGACCGTCCAGAGCCTGGCCGCGACGATTCACCTGCTTAACTCGCGGATGTCCGGCAGCGGACATACTTCGGTTCAACTCGATCGCAAGGACAAAGGTCAAGCCGCGTGA
- the bioA gene encoding adenosylmethionine--8-amino-7-oxononanoate transaminase: MTPTTQQLNDWDKHYVWHAFTQMACYEPLIIESAEGCELIDTEGRRLIDGVSSMWCNVHGHRHPTIDAAIQQQLGKVAHVTNLGCSNSTTIQLAKRLADLSPGDLDHTFFCSDGASALEVAIKLAFQYWHQCENPKPQKTSYIGFEDAYHGDTIGTISVGGVDRFNAVFKPLMFPVHRLPIPDRRTPTFATSCQHHLQTLEETLAKHHESIAAVVIEPLVLGAAGMIMQPEGYLRGVRQLTRKYDVLMIADEVAVGMGRTGTMFACQQEDVVPDILCLGKGLSGGYLPMSAAIATTEIWNAYLGDYDEAKQLCHGHTFGGNPLSAAAAMATLDVFEQEDTLAQLPDKIQRIAEHLSRLIEHPHVGNVRQIGMIAAIELVKNRETGEHFPWTERHGHQVCQFALDHGLWIRPLGDVIVIMPPLAVSMDQIDTMCEVIAQGIDHVTLNRACQS, encoded by the coding sequence ATGACTCCGACCACGCAGCAACTAAACGACTGGGACAAGCACTACGTCTGGCATGCCTTCACCCAAATGGCCTGCTACGAGCCACTGATCATCGAATCGGCGGAAGGGTGCGAATTAATCGATACTGAGGGGCGCCGCCTGATCGATGGGGTCAGCAGCATGTGGTGCAATGTCCACGGCCATCGGCACCCGACGATTGATGCCGCGATTCAACAGCAACTAGGCAAGGTGGCACATGTCACCAATCTGGGATGCTCGAACAGCACGACCATCCAGTTGGCCAAGCGACTGGCCGACCTGTCGCCGGGAGATTTGGATCACACCTTTTTCTGCAGTGATGGAGCTTCCGCTCTAGAGGTGGCCATCAAGCTGGCCTTTCAATATTGGCATCAGTGTGAGAACCCCAAACCCCAGAAGACATCGTACATTGGGTTTGAGGACGCCTATCATGGCGACACCATCGGTACGATTAGCGTGGGGGGCGTTGATCGCTTCAACGCGGTGTTCAAGCCATTGATGTTTCCCGTTCACCGGCTTCCGATTCCTGATCGTCGTACGCCAACATTCGCGACCAGTTGTCAGCATCATTTGCAGACACTCGAGGAGACGCTGGCAAAACATCACGAATCGATTGCTGCGGTCGTGATCGAACCATTGGTCCTCGGAGCAGCCGGTATGATCATGCAGCCGGAAGGTTACCTCCGAGGCGTACGTCAGCTGACGCGAAAGTACGATGTCCTGATGATTGCCGATGAGGTGGCCGTGGGCATGGGGCGTACTGGTACGATGTTTGCCTGTCAGCAAGAGGATGTCGTTCCGGACATTCTGTGTCTTGGCAAAGGTCTCTCTGGCGGCTACCTTCCCATGAGTGCGGCGATCGCAACCACCGAGATTTGGAATGCCTACCTGGGTGACTATGACGAAGCGAAACAGCTATGCCATGGCCATACGTTTGGTGGCAACCCGTTAAGCGCCGCCGCGGCAATGGCCACACTGGATGTCTTCGAGCAGGAAGATACGCTGGCTCAACTCCCTGATAAGATTCAACGAATTGCTGAGCACCTGAGTCGCCTGATCGAACATCCTCATGTGGGCAACGTCCGACAAATTGGTATGATCGCCGCCATCGAGTTGGTCAAGAACCGAGAGACAGGTGAGCATTTTCCCTGGACGGAGAGACATGGGCACCAGGTTTGTCAATTTGCACTGGATCATGGTCTGTGGATCCGCCCGCTAGGTGACGTGATTGTCATCATGCCTCCCCTGGCTGTTTCCATGGACCAAATTGATACCATGTGCGAAGTGATTGCCCAGGGAATCGACCACGTCACTTTGAATAGAGCGTGTCAGTCATGA
- a CDS encoding type 1 glutamine amidotransferase has protein sequence MNNYRYLLIQIRDFEDPIRRQEIGCFADALRCPQESITIFDLLSTSLDASHLAEVDMVMIGGSGRYSVTSDAPWMQRALVSLQRLLDSGKPTFASCWGFQSLARAAGGKVIHDLEHAELGTSLVTLTEAGMLDPIFSHLPESFEAYMGHEDRVIELPPGTTLLASTERVAQQAFRFDGRPIYCTQFHPELTLPTLVSRVEAYPEYCERIAKVPYHVFRGQCQAAPQCETLLRLFRDHFLG, from the coding sequence ATGAATAACTATCGCTACCTTCTGATTCAGATTCGCGATTTTGAAGATCCCATTCGCCGGCAAGAGATTGGCTGTTTTGCCGACGCATTACGTTGCCCCCAAGAGTCGATTACCATCTTCGATCTGCTGTCTACCAGTCTCGACGCTTCGCACCTCGCGGAAGTCGACATGGTAATGATTGGTGGCTCGGGACGTTACAGCGTCACCAGTGACGCCCCGTGGATGCAACGGGCACTCGTCAGTTTGCAGCGACTTCTAGATAGCGGAAAACCTACGTTCGCCTCGTGCTGGGGTTTTCAATCCTTGGCCAGGGCTGCCGGGGGCAAGGTCATTCACGATCTCGAGCACGCCGAACTGGGAACCAGCCTGGTCACATTGACCGAGGCCGGCATGCTTGATCCGATATTCTCGCATCTGCCAGAGAGCTTCGAGGCCTACATGGGGCACGAAGATCGCGTGATTGAGTTGCCGCCCGGAACGACGCTATTGGCCTCGACCGAAAGGGTTGCTCAGCAGGCATTTCGATTTGACGGTCGCCCGATCTACTGCACGCAGTTCCATCCAGAACTCACCCTTCCAACGCTGGTTAGCCGTGTGGAGGCCTACCCGGAGTACTGCGAACGCATCGCTAAAGTTCCTTACCATGTGTTTCGTGGCCAATGCCAAGCGGCCCCTCAATGCGAAACACTTCTGCGACTGTTCCGGGATCATTTTCTTGGTTAG